TATTACCGCGCAAGACAATTTGCTGATTGTGAAAGGTGCGCATGCCGGAGAGCAAACGGCCCGCAACTACCTGTATCAAGGCATTGCCGAGCGTAATTTTGAACGCAAGTTCCAGTTGGCTGAGCATATTCAGGTGAAAAGCGCCAATCTGCAAAACGGCCTGCTGTATATCGATCTGGAACGTATCGTGCCGGAAGCGATGAAGCCGCGTCGGATTGAAATTGAATAACCGGCGTTGACCTGCGGTCAGTGGTGACCGCATGGCAAAACCAAGTGAATAAACCTGTCTCGTCCGCCGAATGGGGACGACCCAGCCGCGCTTTAGCGTGACTGGGAGAAATTGTCTCGCTTCATAGAAGGAGGATATCTTATGCGTAACTATGATTTATCA
This is a stretch of genomic DNA from Brenneria rubrifaciens. It encodes these proteins:
- the ibpA gene encoding small heat shock chaperone IbpA — protein: MRNPDFSPLYRSAIGFDRLFNLLESGQTQSNGGYPPYNVELVDENQYRIAIAVAGFAEQELDITAQDNLLIVKGAHAGEQTARNYLYQGIAERNFERKFQLAEHIQVKSANLQNGLLYIDLERIVPEAMKPRRIEIE